CCCACTCGGCAGGAAAAGTAAAAAAAGAACAGCCTATTTTGGTTATACTTGGCAATCCACCTTATTCAGGTCATTCTTCCAATGTGGGTGAGTGGATATCTAAAGAAATCAAAGCCTACTATAAAGTTGATGGCAAACCCCTCGGAGAGAAAAATCCCAAGTGGCTCCAGGATGACTATGTAAAGTTCATCCGGTTCGCCCAATGGAAGATTGACCAGGCAGGAGAAGGGGTCTTAGGGTTTATCACCAATCACAGCTATCTTGATAATCCCACCTTCCGGGGCATGCGGCAGTCTTTGATGGATAGTTTCAATGAGATTTATATCCTTGACTTACACGGCAACAGTCTGAAGAGGGAGAAATGCCCTGACGGCTCCAAAGATGAGAATGTCTTTGACATCCAGCAGGGAGTGGCGATTGGACTGTTCATAAAGCAGAAGGGTAAAAAGAAAGACTGCGCGATCTATCATTCAGAGATTTGGGGTCTGAGAGAAAACAAATATGATTGGCTGGCGGAAAATAACATCAAAACAACCAAATGGCGGAGTTTATCGCCAAGAGCAGAGTTTTATCTTTTCGTTCCGAGAGATGAGAAGCTTTTAGAAGGTTATGAGAAATACCCTAAAATAACGGACGTGTTTTCAGTAAATAGCGTTGGAATAGTAACATCAAGGGATAGCTTTGTGATTGACTTCGATAAGGAAGCCCTGAAAAGACGCATCAGGATATTTCGCGATGAAAAAATGCCGGACGAACTTATTCGGCAGACATTTCAGTTAAAAGACAAATCAAACTGGAGATTGAAGACTGGACGGGAAAAAATAAAAAAAGATGAAAACTGGGAAGATTCCATTACTGAGATTTTATACAGGCCGTTTGATACAAGATGGATTTTCTACCATGATGAGGTCATTGAACGCTCCCGAAAAGAAGTCATGCGCCACATGATGAAAGAAAATTTGGGACTGATCGTCTCGCGACAGGTAATAAGGGATTTTCGCCACGTTTTCTGTGCAGACCAAATAACGAATTTTAATTCGCTTGATACAGCAGGAAGATTTGGGAGTGGTTATCTTTTCCCGCTCTACCAATACAACAAAAGAGATAATCCTAAACGGCGATCTTCAAGGACTGTGATGATGCTCTTTGAACCACGGGAAGATTATGAGGCTAAAAAACCAAACCTCTCCTCTGCGCTCATTGAACAACTAACCAGGAATTTTAAGAAAACCCCTTCCCCTGAACAAGTCTTCTTTTACATCTATGCTGTTCTCTATTCAAATATCTATCGCACAAAGTATGCAGATCTTCTCAAGATAGATTTTCCGAGGGTTCCTTTTACAAAAGATTATGAGCTGTTTATCAAAATGGGAGGTCATGGGGAGGGTCTGGTGGATTTGCACCTGCTCAAGTCTCCTGAACTTGATTCACCTATCGCTAAACTTCAGGGCAAAGGGGATTTCCGAGTGGAAAAGGTGAGGTATGAAAACGAATGTGTTTATATAAACAATGATCAATACTTTGAAGGTGTTAAACCAGCGATCTGGGAATATCAGATTGGCGGTTACCAGGTCTGTGATAAATGGCTGAAAGATAGAAAAGGCAGAAGATTATCCCTCGATGACATAAAAACCTACTGCAAAATTGCTACCGCTTTGGAAAAGACCATCGGAATTCAGAAAGCGATTGACGATATTTACCAGGAAGTGGAAAAGGCAGCCCTATACCAGCTTCCCCCCGCTTAGGAACGGTTAAGGATGGTCCCAGCATGGGGATCCTATTTGGGGTGCTCAATCAATCCTCAAAACCTTTGCGCCCCTGATCTTTCTTGTTTTAATCTCCAGCAATGCTCTGTTCGCCTCTTTTAGGTTGAATTCCTGGACTTAAGGAGTTATGGGGGAAGTAAAACAAGAAGCGGGGAATCAGCACTTAATTTTTCCTGAATTTACGAGGATTTTTAGATGTTCTCTGATTATATTTTCCTCAAAAAATGTGAGAAACTCCCTCATCGGGCCCTTAAATTTATTTAGGTTATGGTAAATGATACCGTATTTTGCAAGATTTCTTTCCCCTCTCTCTCCTTTCTTCAGCAATTCCATAATCCTCTCTTCCCGCATGCCTATAATTTCGAGACATCTGTCAAGACCTTTATGAAGATCATCGTCTATTCCATCTGCATGACTTGATATAACCCTTTTGATCCCTATTTTTTTGACCTTCTCTATGGTATGGAGATAGTCTTCAAGGCTAGAATTGAGGTAGCCGTACCAGGGACCGAAAGAATCCAGCCCCAGATCGGAGGAAAAGAAAAGTTCTTCACTGTGGAGCAAGAAGCAAAAATGACCGGAAGAATGTCCGGGGGTGTGGATGGCCTCCATTCGTGTCTTGCCGAAATCAAATACATGTCCCTCTCCATAGGTTGTCTCCCTTTCGGACTCACGGAATCCCATCACATCTTTTACTACCTTCTCCCATGATGGCTCTACGTATCTGCCCAGGACACCAAGCGCGCTTTTCATCCTCTCCAGAGACAGGGTATTTCCTTCTTCCTGTTCGGGTACGTATATCTCGGCTGATGTCGTCTTGCTTACAAGACTGTTACCCGCTACATGATCCGGATGGGTATGGGTGTTTATGAGAAGGTCAATCCTTGTTTCTTTTAAAATCCTTTCCAGTTGTTTCCTGTCAATCCCTGTATCCACAAGGGCCACTATTTCTTCTTCAATGAGAAGCGAGTTACAATGGGGAAATTTGGGATTCAGCAAGAGACTCACGGAAGGGGTAATAGATAATTTCCCCCCGCTATCGTTGAGAATAAAGGTAATTTTACCTTTCTTTGTATTTTTGTGATAGATTACATCATATTGTCCGGTAAAGAAACTTATTTTGAGAGCTTTGAAAATGGCCTTCATCAGGGCAATTTTCAGTTCTGCAAAGCTTTCATTTCCTCATCGGACATATATTCTTAAGTTTTTGCTTTGAGGGAGGAACAATGATCCAATTGAGTGATGAACAGATGATGATTCGGGATATGGTTTCCAGGTTGGCCAGGGAAAGGATACGACCAGTTGCCATAGAGGCAGAGAAGAAGCATAGTTTTAATCCGGATTTGGTGCAGATTCTCCACGAAAATGGCCTGTTAGGTCTTTCCCTCCCGCTGGAGCAGGGTGGGGGTGATGCAGATTTGACCACATGTTGTCTGACTGTGGAAGAGCTATCCAGTGTAGATGGATCGGTAGGTATCAGCTTTGCGACCCATACAACCGGACTTTACTTTATTGTAGATTGGGGTTCCGAAAGCCAGAAAGAAAGGTATTACCGAAAGGTTGTTCAGGACGGGGCGTATTTTGGTGTCGCTCTCACGGAACCTGATGCAGGCTCCGATGCCGCTGCCATTAAGACCAGGGCGGTACGTTCAGGTGAGAGGTACCTGATAAATGGAAGTAAGATTTTAATTACAAACGCCGGTTATGCCCATGTATTTATGGTCTTTGCTGTTACTGAACCCGGGATGCGGGATAAAGGTATCAGCGCTTTTATTGTGGACAGGGATATCCCCGGTCTTAGGTTCGGCAAGGAAGAGGAAAAAATGGCCGTTGTGGGTTCTTCAACGAGAGAGCTCACTTTTGATAATGCTGAAGTGCCGGTAGGAAATCTCCTGGATGAAGAAGGAAATGGTTTCAAGATTGTTATGACTGAATTCATGAAAAGCCGGCTGCTCGTTGCCTCTATGGCTCTGGGCATTGCCAGGGGGGCATTCGATGAAGCGGTAAGGTATGCAAAAGAGAGGGCTCAGTTTGGAAAATCTATTTCAGAATTTCAGGGCGTCCAGTTCATGATCGCTGATATGGCAATGAATATTGAGGTTGCAAGAAGGATGATCTATACGACGACTGAATACATAGGGCACAAAAGGGCAGGTAAGGAACTGGCCACCTTTGCCGCCATGGCAAAATGTTTTGCCTCCGATACGGCAATGAAAGTTACCACGGATGCCGTTCAGATACTCGGCGGATACGGGATAATGAAGGAGTACCCTGTAGAGAGGATGATGAGGGATGCCAAAGTAACCCAGATAATTGAGGGAACAAATCAGATCCAGCGGATTATCATCGCGAGAAATGTATTGGGATCATAATGATGAACTTACTTTCCCTTATAGATGAATCGCTCAAATAACCTGTGAAAGGGGGTCCAGCCTGACTCGTCATCGGGGGAGTCCTCTATGAATCCCTTAAAGGCGTTGACCTTGGCATCAAGGTCATCTATGAAGTAAACAATAAGGGCCTCTAAGGTCTTGGGACGTTTGGGGGACCCGTATTCCAGCATACCATGATGGCTGAGTAAGAGATGCCGGAGTTCCATGGCCAGTTGTTGGGGAAAGTCTGCTACAGTGGCAATCTTGGCATCTAACATCTCTAAACCGATGACGATGTGTCCGATGAGCCTCCCCTGATCGGTATAGTCAATGGTTCTGCGATGGCAAAGTTCATGTATCTTCCCGATATCATGGAGAATACCGCCGGTTATGAGGAGATCCCTGTTGAGGCCCTGATAGTGTTCTGCCGTCAGGGCGAGGAGGCGTGTCACGGAAAGGGTATGTTCGAGAAGACCTCCGATATAGGCATGATGCAGACTTTTGGCCGCCGGCGCTTTTTTGAAGGACGCCGTTATCGTTTCGTCCTGAAAAAATGCGAGCAATAGCGCCTTCAGGCAAGGGGTCCTGATCTGTTCAACAAGCGCCATCAGGTCTGTAAA
This window of the Syntrophales bacterium genome carries:
- a CDS encoding acyl-CoA dehydrogenase family protein; translated protein: MIQLSDEQMMIRDMVSRLARERIRPVAIEAEKKHSFNPDLVQILHENGLLGLSLPLEQGGGDADLTTCCLTVEELSSVDGSVGISFATHTTGLYFIVDWGSESQKERYYRKVVQDGAYFGVALTEPDAGSDAAAIKTRAVRSGERYLINGSKILITNAGYAHVFMVFAVTEPGMRDKGISAFIVDRDIPGLRFGKEEEKMAVVGSSTRELTFDNAEVPVGNLLDEEGNGFKIVMTEFMKSRLLVASMALGIARGAFDEAVRYAKERAQFGKSISEFQGVQFMIADMAMNIEVARRMIYTTTEYIGHKRAGKELATFAAMAKCFASDTAMKVTTDAVQILGGYGIMKEYPVERMMRDAKVTQIIEGTNQIQRIIIARNVLGS
- a CDS encoding HD domain-containing protein → MKIKSIYIKDIRPGEKINDSFLVTEKNLAFSQKGAPYLNLRLKDKTGEVEGRIWDNAMEWDPLFKRGDVIYAQGRAASFKNILQLSLSEVKKVDDDTIDLADYFPAAKCDPEKMFTDLMALVEQIRTPCLKALLLAFFQDETITASFKKAPAAKSLHHAYIGGLLEHTLSVTRLLALTAEHYQGLNRDLLITGGILHDIGKIHELCHRRTIDYTDQGRLIGHIVIGLEMLDAKIATVADFPQQLAMELRHLLLSHHGMLEYGSPKRPKTLEALIVYFIDDLDAKVNAFKGFIEDSPDDESGWTPFHRLFERFIYKGK
- a CDS encoding MBL fold metallo-hydrolase, with the translated sequence MKAIFKALKISFFTGQYDVIYHKNTKKGKITFILNDSGGKLSITPSVSLLLNPKFPHCNSLLIEEEIVALVDTGIDRKQLERILKETRIDLLINTHTHPDHVAGNSLVSKTTSAEIYVPEQEEGNTLSLERMKSALGVLGRYVEPSWEKVVKDVMGFRESERETTYGEGHVFDFGKTRMEAIHTPGHSSGHFCFLLHSEELFFSSDLGLDSFGPWYGYLNSSLEDYLHTIEKVKKIGIKRVISSHADGIDDDLHKGLDRCLEIIGMREERIMELLKKGERGERNLAKYGIIYHNLNKFKGPMREFLTFFEENIIREHLKILVNSGKIKC
- a CDS encoding N-6 DNA methylase, whose product is MLKSYLKNVYEIASRGDATEVSYYSTLEKLLKGYSETINKTDVHVTSLPKKTEAGNPDFRIWDGKQHIVGYIEAKAPTVEHLDQIETTDQLKRYLRTFPNLILTNFFEFRLYRHGALSAKVSIARPFVVHKLKSIPPVEKETEFLKLLEQFFSFSLPRVYDAKTLAVELAKRTRFLKDEVVTEELKKEENQKKGFISGFYDAFRQYLISGLVREEFADLYSQTITYGLFAARTRSEDGFNRKLAYDNIPRTIGILRDIFRFISLEDVPSEMEWIIDDISEVLAVTDVKNILHRYFHEGKGKDPVVHFYETFLTEYDPETRERRGVYYTPEPVVSYIIRSLQYILKEYFKKADGFAGESVTVLDPAAGTLTFLAEAAKLAVEEFVSKYGEGGKEKLLSEQILKNFYGFELMMAPYAVGHLKMSFLLEELGYRLQKDDRFKLYLTNTLEMEELAQTALPGMVSLSEESHSAGKVKKEQPILVILGNPPYSGHSSNVGEWISKEIKAYYKVDGKPLGEKNPKWLQDDYVKFIRFAQWKIDQAGEGVLGFITNHSYLDNPTFRGMRQSLMDSFNEIYILDLHGNSLKREKCPDGSKDENVFDIQQGVAIGLFIKQKGKKKDCAIYHSEIWGLRENKYDWLAENNIKTTKWRSLSPRAEFYLFVPRDEKLLEGYEKYPKITDVFSVNSVGIVTSRDSFVIDFDKEALKRRIRIFRDEKMPDELIRQTFQLKDKSNWRLKTGREKIKKDENWEDSITEILYRPFDTRWIFYHDEVIERSRKEVMRHMMKENLGLIVSRQVIRDFRHVFCADQITNFNSLDTAGRFGSGYLFPLYQYNKRDNPKRRSSRTVMMLFEPREDYEAKKPNLSSALIEQLTRNFKKTPSPEQVFFYIYAVLYSNIYRTKYADLLKIDFPRVPFTKDYELFIKMGGHGEGLVDLHLLKSPELDSPIAKLQGKGDFRVEKVRYENECVYINNDQYFEGVKPAIWEYQIGGYQVCDKWLKDRKGRRLSLDDIKTYCKIATALEKTIGIQKAIDDIYQEVEKAALYQLPPA